The Hymenobacter sp. GOD-10R genome includes a window with the following:
- a CDS encoding 50S ribosomal protein L25/general stress protein Ctc gives MKSLEIVGFKRANLGKKDAKALRLDSYVPCVLYGGTEQVHFSAPAILFRELLYTPEVHIVDLNVEGTTYRAIVQDAQFHPVNEMLLHVDFLELQEGKEVKMEVPVQFVGVSPGVQQGGKLVTKLRKVKVRALPENLPDSVQVDISDLELGKSIKVNKVVPQNYTILTNPLAPIATVTIPRALKGQANG, from the coding sequence ATGAAAAGCCTCGAGATTGTAGGGTTTAAAAGAGCGAATCTCGGTAAGAAGGATGCTAAGGCACTGCGCCTAGATTCTTATGTACCGTGCGTATTGTACGGTGGCACTGAGCAAGTACACTTCTCTGCTCCTGCTATCCTTTTCCGCGAATTGCTATACACGCCAGAAGTTCACATCGTGGACCTGAACGTGGAAGGCACTACCTACCGCGCTATCGTGCAGGATGCGCAGTTCCACCCCGTGAACGAAATGCTGCTGCACGTTGACTTTCTCGAATTGCAGGAAGGCAAAGAAGTGAAGATGGAAGTACCTGTGCAGTTCGTAGGCGTTTCGCCTGGTGTTCAGCAAGGTGGTAAACTCGTTACAAAGCTGCGCAAGGTAAAGGTGCGGGCTCTACCCGAGAACCTTCCTGATTCCGTACAAGTTGATATCAGCGACCTAGAGCTAGGTAAGTCGATCAAGGTGAACAAAGTAGTTCCGCAGAACTACACGATCCTGACCAACCCGCTTGCTCCTATCGCCACGGTAACCATCCCACGTGCGTTGAAAGGTCAGGCGAACGGTTAA
- the pth gene encoding aminoacyl-tRNA hydrolase, which yields MKYLMLGLGNIGPEYANTRHNIGFMVADYLAEKHDARFELGRHAFVTEIKHKGKTFVLVKPTTYMNLSGKAAAHYLTSLKIPVANMVVVTDDLALPYGKLRLKGKGSAGGHNGLKHIQETLSTDEYARLRFGVDANFSKGRQVDYVLNPFSADEQIDLPTHIERAADGVLMFGLQGLERTMNVVNTK from the coding sequence ATGAAATACCTTATGCTAGGCCTGGGCAACATCGGCCCAGAATACGCCAATACGCGGCATAATATCGGGTTTATGGTGGCCGATTACTTGGCCGAAAAACACGATGCCCGTTTTGAGCTAGGTCGGCATGCTTTCGTCACGGAAATCAAGCACAAAGGCAAAACCTTCGTGCTAGTGAAGCCAACTACCTATATGAACCTGAGCGGCAAAGCCGCTGCGCATTACCTCACGAGCCTCAAAATTCCGGTGGCAAACATGGTAGTCGTGACCGATGACCTAGCCCTCCCCTACGGTAAGTTGCGCCTGAAAGGGAAAGGATCGGCGGGTGGACATAATGGATTAAAACACATCCAAGAAACGCTCAGCACGGATGAGTATGCTCGCCTTCGTTTCGGGGTTGATGCCAACTTTTCCAAAGGGCGGCAAGTCGATTACGTGCTCAATCCTTTCTCCGCCGACGAGCAAATCGATTTGCCAACACACATTGAAAGAGCGGCTGATGGCGTGCTTATGTTTGGTCTGCAGGGGCTGGAGCGAACTATGAACGTAGTCAATACCAAATAG
- the metG gene encoding methionine--tRNA ligase — MSADPQRYTVTAALPYANGPVHIGHLAGVYIPADIYVRYLRAAGRDVKFICGSDEHGVPITIRAQKEGVTPQQVVDKYHALIRDSFADFGVSFDIYSRTSSQTQHEVASDFFKKLYDENKFIEQTSQQYYDEQAGQFLADRYIVGTCPNCGNENAYGDQCERCGTSLSPTELINPRSMLSGNQPVLRETKHWYLPLDQYEPWLREWIVEGHKNDWKTNVYGQCKSWIDQGLHPRAVTRDLDWGVPVPVPGAEGKVLYVWFDAPIGYISATKDLLPDTWETYWKDSGTKLVHFIGKDNIVFHCIIFPVMLKAHGDYILPDNVPANEFLNLEGDKISTSRNWAVWLHEYLADFPGKADVLRYVLCANAPETKDNDFTWKDFQARNNNELVANLGNFVNRAVVLTHKFFEGKVPAAVGFTTEDEDILRQLGEFPQRIGELIDNYRFRDALNELMNLSRLGNKYLADMEPWKLIKTDEARTGTVLHVSLQLAASLVTLLEPFLPTAAARLGQMLNVEKGTWQTAGRPDTLAAGTQLAPAELLFDKIEDATVEAQVQKLLDTKKANELANAVAAPAKEDVSFDDFQRMDLRIGTVIAAEKVAKTKKLLKLTVDTGLDQRTIVSGIAEFFIPEALIGQQVMVLANLAPREIKGITSQGMLLLAENADGSLALMQPGHEVRNGSHVA, encoded by the coding sequence ATGTCTGCTGATCCTCAACGCTATACCGTCACGGCGGCTTTGCCCTACGCCAACGGTCCTGTGCATATCGGACACTTAGCTGGGGTGTATATACCCGCCGATATTTACGTGCGTTACTTACGGGCTGCTGGCCGGGATGTGAAGTTTATCTGTGGTTCCGACGAACACGGCGTTCCTATCACAATTCGTGCTCAGAAAGAAGGAGTTACCCCACAGCAAGTGGTGGATAAATATCACGCCTTAATTCGGGATTCTTTCGCTGATTTCGGTGTCTCGTTCGATATTTATTCGCGCACTTCATCCCAAACGCAACACGAAGTTGCCAGCGACTTTTTCAAGAAGCTGTACGACGAGAATAAATTCATTGAGCAAACGTCGCAGCAGTATTACGACGAACAAGCTGGGCAGTTTCTTGCCGACCGCTACATTGTAGGCACATGCCCGAACTGTGGCAACGAAAACGCCTATGGTGACCAGTGCGAGCGGTGCGGTACGTCGCTCAGCCCTACGGAGCTGATCAACCCGCGCAGCATGCTCAGCGGCAACCAGCCCGTGCTACGCGAAACCAAGCACTGGTATTTGCCCCTCGATCAGTACGAGCCTTGGCTGCGTGAGTGGATCGTGGAAGGCCACAAAAACGACTGGAAAACCAACGTGTATGGCCAGTGCAAGTCGTGGATCGACCAGGGCCTGCACCCGCGCGCCGTTACTCGCGACCTAGATTGGGGCGTGCCGGTACCGGTGCCCGGCGCCGAAGGCAAAGTGCTCTACGTGTGGTTCGACGCGCCTATTGGCTACATCTCGGCTACCAAGGATTTGCTGCCCGACACTTGGGAAACTTACTGGAAAGACAGCGGCACCAAGCTCGTGCACTTTATCGGTAAGGATAACATTGTGTTCCACTGCATCATTTTCCCGGTGATGCTGAAGGCACACGGCGACTACATCCTGCCCGACAACGTGCCCGCTAACGAGTTCCTGAACTTGGAAGGCGACAAAATATCTACCTCGCGCAACTGGGCCGTTTGGCTGCACGAGTACCTAGCCGATTTCCCCGGCAAAGCCGACGTGCTCCGCTACGTACTCTGCGCCAACGCACCTGAAACGAAGGACAACGACTTTACCTGGAAGGACTTCCAAGCGCGCAACAACAACGAGCTGGTTGCTAACCTAGGGAACTTCGTAAACCGCGCCGTGGTGCTCACGCACAAGTTTTTCGAGGGCAAAGTGCCGGCTGCCGTCGGCTTCACCACCGAAGACGAAGACATTTTACGCCAGCTTGGTGAATTTCCGCAGCGTATCGGCGAGCTAATTGATAACTACCGCTTCCGCGACGCGCTAAATGAGCTGATGAACTTGAGCCGCCTTGGCAACAAGTACTTGGCCGACATGGAGCCCTGGAAACTCATCAAAACGGATGAGGCGCGCACCGGGACTGTGTTGCATGTGTCCTTGCAGTTAGCTGCTAGCTTAGTAACGCTGCTAGAGCCTTTCCTGCCTACCGCTGCAGCGAGACTGGGGCAAATGTTGAACGTCGAAAAAGGTACGTGGCAAACGGCTGGCCGACCTGATACACTAGCTGCCGGTACTCAGTTGGCACCTGCTGAGTTGCTCTTTGATAAAATCGAAGATGCCACCGTGGAAGCTCAAGTGCAAAAGCTGCTCGATACGAAGAAAGCAAATGAGCTAGCTAATGCCGTAGCCGCACCGGCAAAGGAAGATGTATCGTTCGACGACTTTCAGCGCATGGACCTACGTATCGGCACCGTCATAGCCGCCGAGAAAGTAGCCAAAACCAAAAAGCTCCTCAAACTCACCGTCGATACTGGCTTAGATCAGCGCACGATTGTCAGTGGTATCGCAGAATTCTTTATCCCGGAAGCCCTCATTGGGCAGCAAGTGATGGTACTTGCAAACCTAGCTCCCCGCGAGATTAAAGGAATTACCAGCCAAGGTATGTTGTTGCTCGCCGAAAACGCCGATGGTTCTCTGGCCCTGATGCAGCCGGGGCACGAGGTACGCAACGGTAGCCACGTCGCCTAG
- a CDS encoding DUF3050 domain-containing protein codes for MSTTPNSIEHLQQQLAPAREQLMAHTVYQSIHSLADLRQFMQHHVFAVWDFMSLLKALQRDLTCVAVPWVPRGNPATRRLINEIVLEEETDVDQQGQPASHFELYLRSMEECGADTQPMRRFLAALAAGNSVEASLAQADVPASVREFVLSTFAIIDLGQPHATAAAFTFGREDVIPDMFRHLVSDLNARFPGQLDTFTYYLNRHIELDEEVHTPLAQQMVRELCGDAAERWQQAEEVALRCMQARVALWDGIEQSIQASSVAVS; via the coding sequence ATGTCGACTACCCCGAACTCTATCGAACACCTTCAACAGCAGCTTGCCCCAGCGCGTGAACAGTTGATGGCGCACACCGTCTATCAAAGTATACATTCATTGGCGGACTTACGCCAGTTTATGCAGCACCACGTCTTTGCCGTGTGGGATTTTATGTCGCTGCTGAAGGCATTGCAGCGCGACCTGACCTGCGTAGCAGTGCCGTGGGTACCACGCGGCAACCCCGCCACGCGCCGCCTGATCAACGAAATTGTGCTGGAAGAAGAAACCGATGTTGACCAGCAAGGCCAGCCGGCTAGCCATTTTGAACTCTATCTACGTTCGATGGAAGAGTGCGGCGCCGACACGCAGCCTATGCGCCGCTTTTTGGCTGCTTTAGCTGCCGGTAATTCCGTGGAAGCTTCCTTAGCGCAAGCCGATGTGCCTGCATCCGTACGCGAATTCGTGCTGAGTACTTTCGCAATTATTGACCTAGGTCAGCCGCACGCTACGGCTGCGGCTTTCACCTTTGGTCGCGAAGATGTTATTCCCGATATGTTCCGCCATTTGGTGAGCGATTTAAATGCTCGCTTCCCCGGCCAGCTTGATACGTTCACGTATTACCTCAACCGCCACATCGAGCTCGACGAGGAAGTACACACGCCATTGGCCCAACAGATGGTGCGTGAGCTGTGCGGTGACGCAGCCGAGCGGTGGCAACAGGCCGAGGAAGTAGCTTTGCGTTGTATGCAAGCTAGGGTAGCGCTCTGGGACGGAATCGAGCAAAGCATTCAAGCTTCGAGCGTTGCAGTGAGTTAG
- the msrB gene encoding peptide-methionine (R)-S-oxide reductase MsrB, protein MSVHSSFLILALSVLTLNSACSQKRTEVAVAKPQAATKPTASAGAYPKPQVVTHKPDEFPVRKTDAEWRKQLTPAQYYILREQGTERAFSNKYFDNHQKGNYYCAADHNLLFSSDTKFESGTGWPSFWAPATNASLKVTADNTLGMSRDEIVCAKCGGHLGHVFDDGPKPTGQRYCMDSDAMVFEKTK, encoded by the coding sequence ATGTCTGTGCATTCTTCTTTTCTGATTTTGGCGCTTTCAGTGCTAACGCTGAATTCAGCCTGCTCCCAGAAGCGGACCGAAGTAGCCGTGGCCAAACCGCAGGCCGCCACTAAGCCTACTGCCTCGGCAGGTGCGTACCCCAAGCCACAAGTTGTTACGCACAAGCCCGATGAGTTTCCGGTGCGCAAAACGGACGCTGAATGGCGCAAGCAGCTTACCCCGGCGCAGTATTACATCTTGCGCGAGCAAGGCACTGAGCGTGCGTTTTCGAACAAGTATTTCGACAACCACCAGAAGGGCAACTACTATTGTGCCGCCGACCACAACTTGCTGTTTTCTTCTGATACCAAGTTTGAGTCAGGCACCGGTTGGCCTAGCTTCTGGGCCCCAGCCACCAACGCCAGTCTAAAAGTGACGGCTGATAATACGCTCGGCATGAGCCGCGACGAGATTGTGTGCGCCAAGTGTGGTGGTCACCTAGGTCACGTGTTCGACGACGGCCCCAAGCCCACGGGCCAGCGTTACTGCATGGACTCAGATGCAATGGTGTTTGAGAAAACGAAATAA
- the typA gene encoding translational GTPase TypA: protein MQNIRNIAIIAHVDHGKTTLVDKIIHASKLFDEHQHFDDLILDNNDLERERGITIVSKNVSVRYKDVKINIIDTPGHADFGGEVERVLKMADGVLLLVDAFEGAMPQTRFVLGKAIDLGLKPIVVVNKVDKENCRPDEVHEQVFDLMFNLGASEDQLDFVTLYGSSKQGWMSTDWKVKTDSIVPLLDAVVASIPPAPTLEGTPQMQVTSLDYSSFVGRIAIGRVHRGTLREGANMSLMKADGSVKKVKIKDLQVFEGLGKVKVAEVSSGEICAVTGIEGFDIGDTIADADNPEALTRISIDEPTMNMLFTINNSPFFGKEGKFVTSRHLRDRLFKETEKNLALRVKETDKEDTFLVYGRGILHLSVLIETMRREGFELQVGQPQVLFKEDDNGNRLEPVEHLVVDVPEETAGKVIELVTMRKGELTIMEPKGDLQHLEFNIPSRGLIGLRNNVLTATAGEAIMNHRFSAYEPYKGVIPGRISGSLISMDTGPGTAYTIDKMQDRGEFFVDPGEEVYAGQVIGEHTRPNDLTINIQKGKKLTNMRASGSDENVKIVPKRQFSLEEAMEYIQKDEYLEVTPKSVRMRKILLDENERLRSAKKVD from the coding sequence ATGCAGAACATTCGGAATATAGCCATCATTGCCCACGTTGACCACGGCAAGACCACGCTCGTGGACAAGATCATCCATGCCTCAAAGCTTTTCGACGAGCACCAGCATTTTGATGATCTTATCCTCGACAACAACGACCTGGAGCGTGAGCGTGGCATTACTATCGTCAGCAAAAACGTATCAGTCCGTTATAAGGACGTAAAAATCAACATCATCGACACCCCTGGTCACGCCGACTTTGGTGGTGAGGTGGAACGCGTACTGAAGATGGCCGACGGCGTGCTCCTGCTCGTCGATGCCTTCGAAGGCGCCATGCCCCAGACGCGTTTCGTGCTGGGCAAAGCCATTGACCTAGGTCTGAAGCCTATCGTGGTAGTGAACAAGGTGGACAAGGAAAACTGCCGTCCTGATGAGGTGCACGAGCAGGTATTTGACCTGATGTTCAATCTAGGTGCTTCGGAAGATCAGTTGGACTTCGTGACCCTATACGGTTCTTCGAAGCAAGGTTGGATGAGCACCGACTGGAAAGTAAAGACTGACAGTATCGTTCCGCTGTTGGATGCTGTTGTAGCTTCTATCCCACCAGCTCCTACCTTGGAAGGCACGCCACAAATGCAGGTGACGTCGCTCGACTACTCGTCGTTCGTTGGTCGTATTGCCATTGGTCGTGTGCACCGCGGTACACTGCGTGAAGGCGCTAATATGAGCCTAATGAAGGCTGATGGCAGCGTCAAGAAGGTAAAGATCAAAGACCTGCAAGTTTTTGAAGGTCTTGGCAAAGTGAAGGTAGCCGAAGTTAGCTCGGGCGAAATCTGCGCTGTAACGGGTATCGAAGGTTTCGACATTGGCGACACCATCGCCGACGCCGACAACCCAGAGGCACTGACGCGCATCAGCATCGACGAGCCGACGATGAACATGTTGTTCACCATCAACAACTCGCCGTTCTTTGGTAAAGAAGGTAAGTTCGTGACTTCGCGTCACTTGCGCGACCGTCTGTTCAAAGAAACCGAGAAGAACCTAGCTTTGCGCGTTAAGGAAACCGACAAAGAAGATACATTCTTGGTGTACGGCCGGGGTATTCTTCACTTGTCAGTTCTCATCGAGACAATGCGTCGCGAAGGCTTCGAATTGCAGGTAGGTCAGCCACAAGTTCTCTTCAAAGAAGATGATAACGGCAACCGCTTGGAGCCTGTTGAGCACTTGGTAGTTGACGTACCGGAGGAAACTGCTGGTAAGGTTATCGAACTGGTGACCATGCGCAAAGGTGAGTTGACCATCATGGAGCCGAAAGGCGACTTGCAGCACCTAGAGTTCAACATTCCTTCCCGTGGTCTGATCGGTCTGCGTAACAACGTGCTGACGGCTACAGCTGGCGAGGCCATCATGAACCACCGCTTCTCGGCTTACGAGCCGTACAAAGGTGTAATTCCTGGCCGTATCTCTGGTTCGCTGATTTCGATGGATACGGGCCCCGGCACCGCATACACCATCGACAAGATGCAGGACCGCGGCGAGTTCTTCGTTGATCCAGGCGAAGAAGTATACGCTGGCCAAGTTATCGGTGAGCACACTCGCCCCAACGACTTGACCATCAACATTCAGAAAGGCAAGAAGCTCACGAACATGCGTGCTTCGGGCTCGGATGAAAACGTGAAGATCGTGCCGAAGCGTCAG